A genomic region of Runella rosea contains the following coding sequences:
- a CDS encoding glycosyl transferase codes for MRLAFTICTFSHLAQAKTMADSLVRHNPEYQVVIGLFDKINHRDVSSVANYHLVEINKEQIPDFESLFDRYTPFELSCLAKPYLASWLLNKYPAVQKLLYFDSDILFFDSLNAIEDDLENHSIVITPHVTTPITTEGLPRLRSFLNAGLYNGGFFALRRSEESLHFLNWWQDRVWHEGYHDFAEGMFVDQLWLNYVPLFYPAALISKNLGYNVAYWNMHERKITHEKGRFWVNNTSPLLFFHFSGYHLSYPDDISVHQNRYTFANRPDVKPLYDVYKQALIDNRDADFRSLPNAYHNPSYFYQKNKALKRLIVAGCRSLLRLLNAS; via the coding sequence ATGCGTCTTGCCTTTACCATTTGTACATTCAGTCACTTAGCACAAGCCAAAACCATGGCCGACAGCCTTGTGAGGCATAATCCCGAGTATCAGGTTGTGATTGGGCTTTTTGATAAAATTAACCATCGGGACGTTTCTTCGGTTGCGAACTACCATCTTGTTGAAATTAATAAGGAACAGATACCTGACTTTGAATCGCTTTTTGACCGCTATACCCCTTTTGAATTGAGTTGTTTGGCCAAGCCTTATCTGGCCAGTTGGTTGCTAAATAAATATCCTGCAGTCCAAAAACTGCTTTATTTCGATTCTGACATTCTCTTTTTCGACAGTCTGAACGCCATCGAAGATGATTTAGAAAACCACAGCATCGTCATTACGCCCCACGTTACAACGCCCATTACCACGGAAGGCCTACCCCGCTTACGTAGTTTTCTCAACGCTGGGCTCTACAATGGCGGCTTCTTTGCCCTGCGCCGCAGCGAAGAATCCTTGCACTTTCTGAATTGGTGGCAAGACCGCGTTTGGCACGAAGGCTACCATGATTTTGCCGAAGGGATGTTTGTGGATCAACTGTGGCTCAACTACGTGCCGCTGTTTTATCCAGCAGCCCTGATCAGCAAAAACCTCGGCTACAATGTGGCCTACTGGAACATGCACGAGCGAAAAATAACGCATGAAAAAGGCCGTTTTTGGGTAAATAATACGTCTCCATTGCTGTTTTTTCATTTCAGCGGGTATCATCTCTCCTACCCCGACGATATATCGGTGCATCAGAATAGATATACTTTTGCCAACCGTCCCGACGTAAAACCATTGTATGACGTATATAAACAGGCATTAATTGATAACCGAGATGCTGATTTTCGTTCTTTGCCCAATGCCTATCACAATCCTTCCTACTTTTATCAAAAAAACAAAGCCCTCAAACGCCTAATCGTTGCGGGATGCCGAAGTTTACTTCGATTATTAAATGCATCCTAA
- a CDS encoding glycosyltransferase family 2 protein, with product MSTNKSLISVALCTYNGERFLWEQLESLARQTQLPDELVVCDDCSTDHTVDLVHKFALTAPFKVRVFVNEQQVGVTKNFEKALIQCTGDILFLCDQDDVWHPEKVTRMAAFLTQNPSLNVVFSDALLINEQGEPFQTTFWDVVRLQPLQLQQWREGESIRVMLIGNRVAGCTMALRKSFLNQLLPFPLDIPDFLHDTWIAFVASVLEQIQFIPEPLVNYRQHAAQQVGTRPKNLAPLSLTQRLARPHQQKLIPYQQRQRELQTLYNHLQRVVPKGNKNLKIVEEKLHFLTVRANLSGNRVLRIIPVFKEWIRGSYHYFADQDTTPRGIFMTALGDVLE from the coding sequence ATGTCTACCAATAAATCACTGATTTCCGTCGCCTTGTGTACTTACAATGGAGAGCGGTTTTTATGGGAACAATTGGAGAGCTTAGCCCGTCAAACACAACTGCCTGATGAACTAGTAGTTTGTGACGACTGCTCTACGGACCATACGGTAGATTTAGTGCACAAATTCGCGCTGACTGCCCCTTTCAAAGTGCGTGTTTTTGTGAATGAACAACAAGTAGGTGTCACCAAAAATTTTGAAAAAGCATTGATTCAATGCACGGGAGACATCTTGTTTCTATGCGACCAAGATGATGTTTGGCACCCCGAGAAGGTTACGCGTATGGCGGCATTTCTGACGCAAAATCCGTCCTTAAATGTCGTATTTTCAGACGCTCTTTTAATCAATGAACAAGGAGAACCCTTTCAGACTACGTTTTGGGATGTTGTACGGCTGCAACCACTCCAACTGCAACAATGGCGAGAAGGAGAAAGCATTAGGGTTATGCTCATCGGCAACCGCGTTGCAGGCTGTACCATGGCCCTCCGCAAATCATTTCTGAATCAACTGCTTCCTTTTCCCCTCGATATTCCTGATTTTCTGCACGATACATGGATTGCTTTTGTGGCGTCGGTTTTGGAACAAATCCAATTCATCCCCGAACCTCTCGTGAATTACCGACAACATGCCGCCCAGCAAGTGGGCACCCGACCGAAAAATTTAGCCCCCCTGAGCCTAACACAGCGGTTGGCAAGGCCGCATCAGCAAAAATTGATTCCGTACCAACAACGGCAGCGCGAATTGCAGACCCTGTATAACCACTTACAGCGCGTCGTCCCGAAAGGAAACAAAAACTTGAAAATAGTGGAAGAAAAACTTCATTTTTTGACCGTACGGGCCAATCTTTCTGGCAACAGGGTACTGCGCATTATACCCGTTTTTAAGGAATGGATCAGAGGAAGCTACCACTATTTTGCCGATCAGGATACTACACCAAGGGGTATTTTTATGACGGCCCTCGGGGATGTCTTAGAATAA
- a CDS encoding glycosyltransferase family 9 protein has product MKRHYSGTPRETIPLRILDFFIDIYVRWFYRKREKEPFSAAPKVLIASLGHMGDALTVSYLFPIIRQKYPEAIIDIISPSWCKAVNEHNPYVRHTLVIDHYLSNRSKIGIWQKLKRHYQTFQQALPILRNEHYDFYLDVRTSYGVSHFVLPFTNVKKAVGFNRRGMGGFLDVELEIPQKDGNYHHFEAYEALLKEMGIDTRLEEVVPYFTIDASITWEQIQSKLPLTINKPYILLFPETGEPHRQMPNSFWVNVLKEVLEKSDYSVVLCGQTDLSAQIVKGIGRATASQFLEKIIDASKKLSIQELAFLSTKAEYALTLDSFPEHLCCIFCETITIYKASGLPFFPIANYPVLLFHTHFLSKNAAYVRRNVTVHYREKIETLEVRQLIVSKITTENKVL; this is encoded by the coding sequence ATGAAGCGGCATTACAGCGGTACCCCTCGCGAGACCATTCCACTACGCATTCTGGATTTCTTCATTGATATCTACGTGCGGTGGTTTTATCGTAAGCGGGAAAAAGAGCCGTTTTCTGCCGCTCCCAAAGTGCTTATTGCTTCATTAGGCCACATGGGCGACGCCCTGACGGTTTCGTATTTGTTTCCCATTATTCGCCAAAAATATCCCGAGGCAATCATTGATATAATCTCGCCGAGTTGGTGCAAAGCAGTCAATGAACACAATCCTTACGTTCGTCATACGCTGGTTATTGATCATTATTTAAGTAATCGAAGCAAGATTGGCATTTGGCAAAAACTCAAACGGCATTACCAAACATTTCAGCAAGCGCTACCTATTTTACGAAATGAGCACTACGATTTTTATTTAGATGTTCGTACCTCTTACGGGGTGTCTCACTTTGTGTTGCCTTTTACGAATGTCAAAAAAGCAGTGGGTTTTAATCGGCGTGGTATGGGTGGTTTTTTGGATGTTGAGTTGGAAATCCCGCAGAAAGATGGCAACTATCACCATTTTGAGGCATACGAGGCTCTGCTAAAAGAAATGGGAATTGATACAAGGCTGGAAGAGGTGGTGCCTTATTTTACCATTGATGCGTCAATCACGTGGGAGCAGATTCAATCAAAATTGCCTTTGACGATTAATAAACCCTACATCTTGTTGTTTCCCGAAACGGGAGAGCCTCACCGCCAAATGCCGAATTCATTTTGGGTGAATGTCTTGAAAGAAGTGCTTGAAAAGTCGGATTATTCTGTGGTTCTGTGTGGACAAACCGACCTGTCGGCGCAAATTGTGAAGGGGATTGGTCGGGCAACGGCGTCTCAATTTTTAGAAAAAATCATTGATGCTTCAAAAAAATTATCCATTCAGGAGTTGGCTTTTTTATCCACAAAAGCGGAGTATGCACTTACTTTGGACTCTTTTCCCGAACATCTGTGCTGCATTTTTTGTGAAACAATTACCATTTATAAAGCTTCAGGACTGCCTTTCTTTCCTATTGCTAATTATCCCGTATTGCTTTTTCATACGCATTTTCTAAGTAAGAATGCAGCTTATGTACGTCGAAACGTCACGGTACATTACCGTGAAAAAATCGAAACCCTTGAAGTGCGGCAATTGATTGTGTCGAAAATTACCACCGAAAACAAAGTGTTGTAA
- a CDS encoding DUF5672 family protein: MKPVTVVIPLYKSVFSLHEKISFTQGLQVLKEHPIVIIKPFSLDISYVLGEYPQLKVENFDDDYFKSVQTYNRLMLSAEFYERFSDSEYILIYQLDAFVFRDELLEWCQQGYDYIGAPWRIERDFSSVTDRIIFGLKKQLAIWFDLRDKQRNNQPLDVTIKFTVGNGGFSLRKVQKMLDIVRNNRPKIEEYLAKKGSFYNEDVFFCIEMNRYFRQVRLPHWRKALRFSVEDLPSKAFILNGNKLPFGCHAWDIHELDFWKPHFEKFGHKL, encoded by the coding sequence CGTTTACGCAGGGACTACAGGTACTAAAAGAACATCCCATTGTTATCATAAAACCCTTTTCGTTGGATATTTCGTATGTATTAGGGGAATATCCGCAACTGAAAGTAGAAAACTTTGATGACGATTACTTTAAGAGCGTTCAGACGTACAATCGATTAATGCTTTCGGCGGAGTTTTATGAACGTTTCAGCGACTCCGAATACATCCTGATTTACCAATTGGATGCCTTTGTGTTTCGCGACGAGCTTTTGGAATGGTGTCAACAAGGATATGATTACATCGGAGCGCCCTGGCGAATCGAGCGTGATTTTAGTTCTGTGACCGACCGCATTATTTTTGGTCTCAAAAAACAACTGGCGATTTGGTTTGATTTGCGCGACAAGCAACGTAATAATCAACCGCTGGATGTAACAATAAAATTTACGGTTGGCAATGGCGGGTTTTCGTTGCGAAAAGTCCAAAAAATGCTGGACATTGTGCGCAACAATCGCCCTAAAATTGAAGAGTATTTGGCAAAGAAAGGGTCATTTTACAACGAAGACGTTTTCTTTTGCATTGAAATGAATCGGTATTTTCGACAAGTCCGTTTACCCCATTGGCGCAAGGCGCTTCGTTTTTCGGTGGAAGATTTGCCTTCCAAAGCCTTCATTTTAAATGGGAATAAACTCCCGTTTGGATGCCATGCATGGGATATTCACGAATTAGACTTTTGGAAACCCCATTTTGAAAAGTTTGGACATAAACTATAA